Part of the Bdellovibrionales bacterium genome is shown below.
ATGGGAGCTTGTGCCTCGTCAGGCGGTTTTTATCGCGCCTATCATGTTTTGCAAGGAGTAGATAAAGTGGTTCCTGTCGATGTCTACGTTCCGGGTTGCCCCCCGACGCCTGAAGCAGTTCTTGACGGAGTGATGGTGATACAAAAAATGATTTCAGATGGGGCTGCTCGGCCCTGGAGAGATAATTGGGTTCCTGGGAGTTATAGGTAATTGGTATGAATATAATCGAAATTTTACGTGCGGATCTAAGTAAAAAATTTATCGATAACACTTTTGAATATTCCTATGTGTTCGGCAACAATGTGCTGAGCCTCCCTAAGGGTCAAATTTTGTCTGTCTTGGAGCATCTAAAGAGTTCAGGGCGTTTTGATTTTTTGATGCAAGTGGCTGGCGCTGACTTTCCTGAGCGCAAACGCCGATTCGAAATTGTTTACGAATTGTTTTCTTCCAAAGACTTCAGTCGTTGTCGACTGAAAACTCAGGTTGGCGAGGATGAGTCGATTGATTCAGTGATCTCGATTTGGAAGTGCGCCGATTGGTTTGAACGTGAAATTTACGATATGTATGGTGTGCGTTTTGCGGGCCACCCTAACCTTCGTCGTATTCTTGTTCATCACCAGTTTGTTGGACACCCTTTGCGCAAGGACTACCCAGCAGATAGACAGCAACATTGCACAGAGGCAATGCCCATTCATTTCGATAATGATGATCGCTACAAAGATGATGGTCGAGATTTGGTGCCTCTGAATATTGGACCTTCCCATCCCGCGACACATGGGACACTTCGGGTGATGGCGGCCTTGGACGGAGAAAAAGTTCACAGAGCCGGCGTTGAGTTAGGTTACCTTCACCGATGTTTTGAGAAGATGGCCGAAACTCATCCCTATAATCAAGTGATACCCTTCACAGATCGTCTCAATTACTGCTCGGCTCCGATGAACAATATCGGCTATTGTAAAGCTGTTGAAAAAATGATGAACGTGGAAATTCCACCTCGCGCTCAGGCGATGCGAATTATTTTGGCTGAATTGTCTCGCATCATTGATCACCTTGTTTGCATTGGGGCAAATGCGGTTGATTTGGGGGCTTTGACTGGTTTTTTTCATCTCTTTACCTATCGGGAAAAGGTCTATACACTTTTTGAAAAACTTTGTGGCGCTCGTTTGACGGTTGCACTGACTCGGATAGGTGGCATGGCCCAGGATGCCCCAGAGGGGTGGTTCGATGAGGTTTGGCAATTTTGCAGGGAGATGCGCAAAGGAGTGGATGATCTTGATATCCTCCTCACTGGGAATAAAATCTGGATCAAAAGAACCCGTGATGTGGGGGCGATAACGGCCGAGAATGCGATCGAATGGGGCTATACAGGGCCTTGTTTGCGTGCTGCAGGTGTCAGTCTGGATTTGCGCAAAGCGACTCCTTATTATGGCTACGAGACTCTTGATTTTCAAATTCCGATTGGGACAAATGGTGATGTCTTTGATCGATACTTGGTGCGGGTTGCCGAAATGCGGGAATCTCTGAAGATTATCGAGCAGGTGGCAAAAAATGTTCCGGGAGGCGATTACGCGGTCAGGGACAGGGGGATCACTCTCCCTGAGAAAAAAGATGTTTATGGGAACATCGAAGGTCTCATGAATCATTTTATGCTTGTTATCAAGGGACTGCGTCCTCCCGTTGGTGAGATCTACGATGCAACTGAAGCCGCGAACGGAGAGTTGGGATTTTGGCTCATCAGCGATGGAAGTGCCAATCCCTATCGGCTGAAGGTTCGTCCCCCTTGTTTTGCTATTTACCAATCGTTTGTTGAGCAGGTGACCGGTGGTCAGGTGGCTGATGTCATCGCCATATTGGGCAGTCAAAATCTAATCGCGTGTGAATTGGATCGCTAAGGAGTCTGCAATATGTTTGAGCTTTCGAAGGATGGCCTTGAATTTGTTAATAAGGAAATGAAGCGATATGAGACAAAGCGATCGGCTATCATTCCTTGTCTTTTCAAAATCCAAGAAGAAAATGGTGGCTGGGTAAGTCCGGAGAGCATACTCTATCTGGCAAAAATAATGGATGTTCCTGAGTCTTGGGTTCACGAAGTATCGAGTTTTTATACAATGTTCAATCAGGAGCCCGTCGGTAGATTTCATGTGCAGGTCTGCTGCAATATCTCATGTGCGATGAATGGTGGACGTGAGTTGGCTGACCACTTGGTAAAGTCCCTGAATATCGGTGAGGAGGGGATGAGCCCAGAAGGGCGATATACAGTCACACGAGTTGAATGCCTCGGGTCTTGCGGGACAGCGCCCATGATGCAAGTCAATGACGACTACCACGAAAATCTCACCCCAGACAAAGCAGTTAAGATTCTGCGAGAATTGGAATGAACTGATGGAAATCAAGCTTCTCACGCAACATTACGACAAAGATGAATTTATTGGGATCCAGGGCTATCAAAAATACGGTGGCTATGAGGTTCTATCAAAAGTTTTGAAGTTGAATCCCAAGGCTATCATTGACGAGGTAAAGGCGTCGGGTCTCAGAGGTCGAGGAGGGGCTGGTTTTCCCACGGGAATGAAATGGGGCTTTCTTCCTGCAAATGGAGAAGAGAGGTATTTGCTTTGTAATGCAGACGAAGGGGAACCTGGTACTTTTAAAGATCGGGAAATGTTGTCAAGAGCTCCCCACCAGTTGATTGAGGGCATGATCATTTCCGCATTCGCCATTGGCTCAAAGAAATCCTATGTGTATATCCGCGGCGAATACCGAATGTGTATTCGAACTGTTGAAAAGGCAATAGCAGAAGCCTATAAAGCGGGATTTTTGGGTAAAAATATTTTGGGCTCTGGTTTTGATCATGACTTAGATGTGTATTCCGGAGCTGGTGCTTATATTTGCGGAGAAGAAACAGGAATGATTTCTTCTCTTGAAGGTAAGAAGGGCCAACCAAAATTGAAACCCCCATTCCCAGCGGTTCAGGGTTATTTAGCTAAGCCAACGATAGTCAACAATGTTGAGACTCTGGCGGCGGTGGTTCCGATCATGAGAGATGGGGCTCAGGCTTATCGGAAATTTGGAACTGAAAAGTCTCCGGGAACGAAGTTATTTTCTGTCAGCGGAAATGTGAAAAAACCGGGCGTTTACGAGGTTGCTTTAGGATATCCCTTGATCGATTTAATCAATAATGAATGTGGTGGCTTGATTTCTGGTCGAGAATTGAAGGCCGTCATTCCAGGTGGGTCCTCTGCTCCGGTGCTAACAGCTGAAGAAGTGCGGCGGGCAACCATGGACTACGAATGTCTGCAAGGCATGGGATCAATGTTAGGTTCAGGTGCCGTCATCGTAATCGATGATTCAAACTGCATGGTTGATCTGCTCAAAGTCATTATGCACTTTTATCATCACGAATCCTGTGGTCAGTGCACTCCCTGCCGCGAGGGAACAGGCTGGCTTCATAAGATTGTGAGTAGCATTGTCAATGGTGAGGGGCGCTTGCAAGACATTGATCTTGTATTGAGAGTGTCACAACAGATGATGGGACGAACAATTTGCGCTTTGAGTGACGCGGCGGCAATGCCCGCGATCAGCTTTGTTAATAAATTTCGGGACGAATTTGAATTTTATGTCCGGGAAGGGCGTTCGAAAGTAAGAGGTTCACTCCATGCCCAAATGTAAAATTAATGGAATTGAAATTGAAGTAAAAGAAGGTTCTAAGTTGATTGAGGCCTTCAAGCAAGCAGATGCGAGCATTGCTCATTATTGCTGGCATCCGGCTCTCAGTGTCGCGGGTGTTTGCCGCTTGTGTATGGTAGAAATAGAAGGTAATCCGCGCTTACAGATAGCCTGCAATACGGCCGTGACCGAAGGGATGGTTGCGACAAATCGATCGGAAAAAGTGAAAGAAGCGGTCCGTTGGGGGCTTGATTTTCATTTGATTAACCATCCACTTGACTGTCCGATCTGTGATCAAGCAGGGGAGTGTGGATTGCAAGATCAATACATGGAATTTGGCAAGTACACTCCTGAAATGGCCGAGCGGAAAGTAAAAAAGCACAAAGTGGTCAGCTTAGGAGAGAAGGTCGTTCTTGATTCCGAAAGGTGTATTCTTTGCTCGCGTTGTGTG
Proteins encoded:
- the nuoD gene encoding NADH dehydrogenase (quinone) subunit D; translated protein: MNIIEILRADLSKKFIDNTFEYSYVFGNNVLSLPKGQILSVLEHLKSSGRFDFLMQVAGADFPERKRRFEIVYELFSSKDFSRCRLKTQVGEDESIDSVISIWKCADWFEREIYDMYGVRFAGHPNLRRILVHHQFVGHPLRKDYPADRQQHCTEAMPIHFDNDDRYKDDGRDLVPLNIGPSHPATHGTLRVMAALDGEKVHRAGVELGYLHRCFEKMAETHPYNQVIPFTDRLNYCSAPMNNIGYCKAVEKMMNVEIPPRAQAMRIILAELSRIIDHLVCIGANAVDLGALTGFFHLFTYREKVYTLFEKLCGARLTVALTRIGGMAQDAPEGWFDEVWQFCREMRKGVDDLDILLTGNKIWIKRTRDVGAITAENAIEWGYTGPCLRAAGVSLDLRKATPYYGYETLDFQIPIGTNGDVFDRYLVRVAEMRESLKIIEQVAKNVPGGDYAVRDRGITLPEKKDVYGNIEGLMNHFMLVIKGLRPPVGEIYDATEAANGELGFWLISDGSANPYRLKVRPPCFAIYQSFVEQVTGGQVADVIAILGSQNLIACELDR
- a CDS encoding NAD(P)H-dependent oxidoreductase subunit E, translating into MFELSKDGLEFVNKEMKRYETKRSAIIPCLFKIQEENGGWVSPESILYLAKIMDVPESWVHEVSSFYTMFNQEPVGRFHVQVCCNISCAMNGGRELADHLVKSLNIGEEGMSPEGRYTVTRVECLGSCGTAPMMQVNDDYHENLTPDKAVKILRELE
- the nuoF gene encoding NADH-quinone oxidoreductase subunit NuoF; this encodes MMEIKLLTQHYDKDEFIGIQGYQKYGGYEVLSKVLKLNPKAIIDEVKASGLRGRGGAGFPTGMKWGFLPANGEERYLLCNADEGEPGTFKDREMLSRAPHQLIEGMIISAFAIGSKKSYVYIRGEYRMCIRTVEKAIAEAYKAGFLGKNILGSGFDHDLDVYSGAGAYICGEETGMISSLEGKKGQPKLKPPFPAVQGYLAKPTIVNNVETLAAVVPIMRDGAQAYRKFGTEKSPGTKLFSVSGNVKKPGVYEVALGYPLIDLINNECGGLISGRELKAVIPGGSSAPVLTAEEVRRATMDYECLQGMGSMLGSGAVIVIDDSNCMVDLLKVIMHFYHHESCGQCTPCREGTGWLHKIVSSIVNGEGRLQDIDLVLRVSQQMMGRTICALSDAAAMPAISFVNKFRDEFEFYVREGRSKVRGSLHAQM